TCTTTATAATCATATTTTTTGATTTCAATATTTAACCTCCTCCCCTAAAAATTGGCCTGTTATATTCTAATTCACCTTCATCTACTTAGCTATCAAGTTCCTTCACATGATTATCTATATCCTTAGGTAGCAACATCAGAGAGGTGATTATGAATCCAGCTGCAACGAGGAAAAGAAAGACAAAAGTCTTGTTGAGCCCTTCCATAAAGTATTTGTCCATTCCCTTAAAGGACATATCCCGATACTTCTCTATGGAGAACAGATAAATAAATGTCAGTACAACCGTCTCAAACCCAAGTAAAAGATTTTTAATTCTTATTCTTTTTGCAAGCTCATCTGTGATACGATAATTTTTATGTCCAACCTCAAGTATGTTTTTCTTTCCCTTTTTTATCATCCCATTCAGCATAACTTCTCTTCTAGTGAGTTTGTTCGCCATTTCTATCACCTCCACTTACCAATATTGAAATAAAGGCAAACATACCTTCACCTCAGAAGCCCCTGCTTAACAATAGTATTCATTGAAACTTACCTACAACAAAATCTCTATTTAAGAAAAATTCTTGCCTATTATCCTTATCTTCTATATCCTCAAATCCTAATCGATAAACAGTTGGATTAGTATCAGATTTTACAGTTAATATTTTATCTTTTGAATCATATGAACAAATATATCTAGTATATGTGGTTTGGTTATACTTTTGATTTCTAACAAATCCATTTGGCATAGTCATTGTAGCCATTATATTATAAGAATGAGAAAGAGCTTCTTCAGAACTATTGGATTTAATATTCATTTTAGTTAGATAAAAAGCCTTAATAAATCTAGAAACAGGATCATAGCCTCCTGGTAGGTTTTTAGCAGAGTTGAAATCATCAAGATTATCTAGATCTAAGAGTTGGTTCAACTTCCTAACATGAGATTCAAAGCTAGGTGAATTAGTCATTACATCATATGGATTTTCATAACAAATCAATTCAGTCCTTTTAGGTTCGATAACTACACATCTATTAGTAGAATCAGCAAACATAAAATGAAAATCTGGTGATATTACATTATTTCCCCTATGATCCTTAGTGGATATATGAATATTAGGTAAATCTTCAACTAATTCCTCTACAGATTTGTAGTTTGAAAGGGCATAGGTAAAGTAATACAAGCTAGAAATATTTGTCTTTCCTGGTTTCACTTCATTAGCATAAAGATTGAATCCTGAAAATTCATTGGTAATCCCTATTAATCCATGTTCATTTACCCCATCTTTCAATGGATCTCGGTTTTCAAAGCACATACCTATGGTCTTATATTTTGAATACAAAGGTTCTCCCATTAAATCATTACAGAAATTATAGTATTGCGGTAAATATATTGCATTATAATTAACTGGAACCTCGTAATCCATTGTTCTCGCCATAACACAACCGTCTTTATAATTTATCTTTATACCAGTACACATACAATCCCTCTCTTTATCATAAACATTTCTCTTTTTTCTTATCTTGTAAGTACAAGGAATGATATCAGCCCTATTATAAGAAAATAATTAAAATATACAGATTTATCTTTTATAGCAACAACTTTTTTTGTTCCATCTAATGCACACCAAAATATACATGTTAAATACCAAATTCCTCTAAAAATAGACTCATAAATTGTATCATGGTCAAATATCAAAGTTAATATAATAGAAATTATCATAATAATTCATAAGAATACCCATAATTTTTAAACCATGATATCTTATATTTTACTTATATAATAGCATATATTCTATGATTTATGTGAATAATTGCCAGTTTACTTATGGGACTAACTGAATAGCATGAACTTGATTGTAATGAACAAAATAAAAAATAAAGTGTAGATTTAAATCTACACCTTATTTTTGCCTATTATTCTTTTCTAGTATCTCTTTTTCCTTTTGTATCAATTATAATTTTCTCGCATTTTTCGCAATAAAAAACAGGTTCAACATCTTCACCCATGTGCCCAAGAATTATCCCCTTATAAAACCACTGAAAAATACCTCCTCTATCCTTCTCTACTGGAACCCATTTAGTAGAATATCTATCTCCATGAATTACTCCTTCATGCATCTCCTCGTTACAATATGGGCAATGCATTATACCCCACCTTTCTATTAAAATTCAAGAATCATATCAAGTCCAAAATAGTTGGTAATATCCTTTTGCTGATTTGTATTTATGACTTCCACACCATTGAATATTCAACTTCTTTAGTATCATCATTGACTTTTTCTTTTTCAATTTTAAATCCATGCTTCTTATAAAAATTTATAGCTTTTAAATTTTTTGCATACACATCCAAACGTAAAATAGGATAATTTTCTTTGCATTTTTCCAGTAATTTGCTCCCTATACCTTCATTTTGATATTGATTAGAAACAAATAATCCTGCAATATATATTTTTTCTATAATACCAATGAAACCTTTTATTTCATTATTATCTTCATAGACAAATACAGTAGCCTCAGGTAATGCCTTCTTAACATAATCAATGTTTGCCTTCCAATAATCTTCTATAATAAAGTCGTGTACACTAATATTTGCCTCAAGCCAAATTTTCATTACCTTGTCTATTTTAGATATATCTAATTCTTTTATCATTATATCTGCTCCTTATTATAAAAGGTTCTTTAATATTAATAACGTTAGAACTGGGAAGGGATAATTGTAATTGCGCCCATTAGTCCAAATTTGTCTTTATCTCTTCTGTAGGAATGTAGTAGATTTTCGTTCTTGTATGTCGATAAATCTATTACGTTCAGGTTCTCTTCTTTGATTCCCTTAGACAATAGTACCTTTTTATTAGTAGTCTGTAAGTCTATCAAGAACTTAATATTATTTTTTTGTCTAATAATTTCCCGGGAAAAGTCGAATTCATTCTCAAATAATGTCATAACATCTGATTCAACTTCAAAGTCATCTTTTCCTATGGTTGGTCCAATTATAGCTATTATATCTTCTAGATTGCAGCCATATTCCTTAATCATAATATCAATTCCATTGGCACCTATTCTTTGAAGGGTTCCCTTCCATCCAGAATGAATATTTCCCTGAACCTTTTTTATAGGATCAAATAAAATAATTGGAGTACAGTCTGCAAATCTAGAAACAAGGGCAATATTCTTTATATCTGTTACAAGTCCATCTGTGTCATAAAATACCTTTCCTGAAGATTCATAATATGAACCCTGAGAAATATCAGCTATACTAACCACATTTCCTGAATGAACTTGATATCCTTGGTAATGCTCCTTAGGTTTCACTCCAATAAAATCAAATATATTATCAAAATTCTTTTTAATATCCTCTACATCTCCATTGGTTTTAAGCCCTATATCCATGTCCTTGGTTGTAAAACAATGTAAAAGTCCCATTTCAGTCAGTTCTGGGATATATATAAATCTGTGGTTATTTTTAGTCTCTATTTTGTAATTCATTTTAGCCTCCTTATTTAAACCCGAGATTCTTCGTTAGAAATGTTTATCCTGTCCGTCTCAGGATGACAGTCTAAGCAGATCCCTCCACTACGGTCGGGATAACAGCTTGAGTGAGCCACTGAGGGATATGATAAATAGAAATGTAGTGAACATTTGTAGTGCTTGATTGAATTCTTAGTGAATGAAGTTGAAAAATTCGTTAAGCAACTTGCATGACCTAATAGATAGACCTCTAGCCAGCGAAGCGATTATTGCAAGTTGTAGGATTTTTTAATGGAATGAACTTTAGAATTCTTCAAGTTCGAAACCGTGAACGGATTTCTATTTTCATAGACCGGAACTAGAATATCAATAAACCCGAGATCCTTCACTTCGTTCAGGATGACAGTAGTGAGATTCCTCCACTACGGTCGGAATGACATTTTTTTAATTGTGAACTGTGAATTGTGCATTTCACTAATTCTTTCTAGATCTTCAATTGTATCTATATCCACGCCCATTAACTCATCTTCAAATTGAATCTTTCTTACTAATTCCGGATTGCTTTGTATTATTTCTCTTCCTCCCTTATCCCCTGTCACTTTTAGGAGATTTTCTCTAAAATGAGAAGGAAAAATTATAGGCATACCAAATTTATTATTGAAATATGGCACGACTATGTTTTTTGTGTCCATATTGTATTCTCTTATTAATTTATCTATAAGTTCGCGGGTTAAAAATGGTTGGTCCCCGACTAAAAACATATATCCGTTTTTTTTATCTGCATTTTCTACACCTAGTTTAACCGATGCTGACTGCCCTTCATGAGCATTGGAGTTGAATATACACCTTATACCATATTTGTCTCCTATCTCTCTTATTTCATCTAGTCTGTACGCCAGGATAATATCATCTAACATAGACTCCTTACAGGCTTTAATTACCCTTTCTATTACTTTTATACCTTCAATCTCTAAAAGAAGCTTATTTTTACCCATTCTATTTGAAAAGCCAGAGGCCATTATTATCCCTGTTATCATAATACTCTCTCCTAAAAATATGTATTCGTTCTTATATCAGCTATTAATATTTTTGTACCCGATTTCTTTAAACTTTCTCTTATGTTTCTTCCTTGTTGTATTTTAAATTCATTATCAGCTTTGTTTAACAATAGTACTCTTTTACCTTTACTATTCTTAAATAATCCGTTTTCATCTTGTACAAGTTTGAAGATTGCTGCTGAGTCAATTACCTTTACTTCTTCACCTACTAGTTTCCTAAATAGTTCCGACCTATGAACATTTTTATCATCTATAATAGTTCCTATTGAATCCAATCCAACTACTCCTATGGTCATAGTAGTATATTTTGAGATAACCGGTTCATGTGTAGCTGGGGCCTTAATAGGTAGTCCTTTAGAACCATCAGCTTCAATCAATATTACATCAAATACTTTTCTTTCTATTATCTCATCTATTAGTGATATATTTTGAGTCTTTAACTTAATATCATCTGTTCTTTCAGCATAATATGTAATACTTCCTTTCATGGGATCAAAATCATTTGGAAGAAGTCCAATAAACAGATTATCATAATCATCTCTTTTAGGTATGGCTATCCCCGTAGATGTGGCTACTAAAACTCTTTTTCCTTCATCTTTTAATTCTTTTGAAAGAACTTTAATGGAGGTGGTTTTCCCACCACCTCCAACAACAGATATTATGTTTTTTTTATTTAAGTCAATATTTAATTCTTTATATAACTTCACTTTTCTCACTTTCCCTTATGGCCTTCATCAACCTTTCTGGTGTTACTGGTAAGTGGGTTACTCTCACACCAATTGCATCATATATGGCATTTAATATAGCTGGACCTACTGGAATAGTTGTTGGTTCACCTATTCCCTTTGCTCCATATGGTGCAGTAGATTCAGGATCTTCTATTATTATATTCTCCACATCTATCATATCCATGGCAGTAGGTATCAAGTACTTTGAGAATCTGTTGTTCTTCATTTTACCCTTATCCAAATTCAAGTCCTCAAATAGAGTATACCCTAGACTCATGGCAAATCCACCATCCATTTGTCCTTCAACTAGATTTGGATTTACTGCCTTACCTACATCCTGTGCAAATACAGATTTCAATAGCTCCACCCGGCCAGTATTTGTATCCACCTCTACAAGTACCATACAGGCATTGAAGGTATATGGCCAATATGGCGCCCCTTGACCTGTTTCTTCATCCATTTTTACTGTCTGTGCTGTAAAACTTCCTTTAGCTTTTATTATATCATCTTTATATATATTACTTAATTCTTTATAGGAAATTTTTTTCTGAGGGAACATAGCTAAGAAAGCCTCGCCGTCTTTTACCATCATCCCAGCTGTTGAATTTAGTTCCAACACTTTTTGTGCTGCTTCTTTTATTTTTTCATTGAAGTTTTCACAGGCTATCTTTATGGCATTTCCTGTATTATAGGTCTGTCTTGTGGCAGCTGCTGTTCCAGAATCAGGCATCAGAGATGTATCCTCATGAATAAATATAATATCCTTATAGTCTATATTTAAGGTTTCAGCCCCTATCTGAGTCATGGCAGTTTTTGCACCCTGACCTACCTCTGTAGCCCCAACAAATACGGCTATTTTGCCATCTTCCATTAATTGCACTTCTGCATTGGATACATCTGGAAATCCATTACCATAACCTGTTCCATAGAAGGACAGTCCTACTCCTACTCCTCTTTTTTTCATATGGACTCCTCCTCTACTTCTATATTACCAAATTCCTTAAGTTCAAGAAATGCATCATATTGGTTAGTAATTTCGTCTAGACATCTATCAAGTGGTACTCCTTCTAATAGGACTTGACCTGTAGCAGTTGTACTTCCCTGCCTAAATATATTCTTCTGTCTAATTTCTAGTGGACTAATACCTAGTTTTTCTGCCAAAATATCCATCTGTTGCTCTGCTGCATTAGGTACTTGTGTTGCACCGAAACCCCTCATTGCACCTGTAAATGGATTGTTAGTATAAACTGCGTAGGAGTCTACCTTAACATTAGGAATAATATACGGTCCAGTTGAATGAACACCAGCCTTTCTTAAAACATTTATAGCCCATGAACAGTAAGAACCTGAGTCACCGATTATTTCTGCCTCCATAGCTAATATATATCCATCCTTATCAGCACCTGTTTTGTATTTCATCACCATAGGATGTCTCTTAGAGTGTGCTAAGAAGGATTCTTCTCTGTCAAATATAACTTTGACTGGCCTATTCAATGTTTTACTTGCCAATGCTAAGTGTATCTGCATGGTTATATCCTCTCTTGCTCCAAAGGCACCACCTATATTTGTATTTATTATCCGTACTTTATCCTCTTCTATATTTAATGTCTTAGCTATTTCCTCCCTATCATAATGAGGGTATTGTGTAGCTACTACAACCACAATAGTACCATCCTCATCTACATAAGACAAACCAGCTTCAGGTTGTAAAAATACATGTTCCTGCATATGTGTACTATAAGTGTTCTCTGCTATAACAGCACATTTTTTAAAGGCTTGTTCAACATCTCCCTTTCTTAGTTTATAATGGAAGATTATATTGGAATCACCATGAACCTTTGGCGAATCCTCCTTCATAGCTTCTATAGGATCAAAAACTCCTTCTATTTCATTATAATTTACCTTTATAGCCTTCATTCCGTTGATACATGCTTCTTCGCTTTCACCAACTACAAAGGCAATAGGATCTCCTATACGTCTGACCTTTTCACCACAGAAAACATTATGGTCCTTCAATACTACTCCATGTTGATTATAATGGACATCCTTGTGAGTAAATATCTTCACTACTCCCTCTATCTTCTCTGCTTCCGATGTATCTATGTCAATATATGCATGAGCCAATTCAGATCTTAGAGTTTTAGCATAGAGCATATTCTCTAAGTATATATCCTGAGGATAGAGGGCTTTTCCTGTTACCTTAGAATATGAATCCACTCTAATAATACTCTTACCTACAGTATTTAGCTTCATTTACCCCCCTCCTTTAGAATTTCAATTGCCTTTTGGGCAGCATTTATTGCTTTATTATATCCTGTACATCTGCAAAGATTGCCAGATACACCCTCTCTTATCTCTTCTCTAGTAGGATTGGGATGCTTATCAAGTAGAGCTTTTGTTGACATAATCATTCCTGGTATGCAAAACCCACATTGAACAGAACCTTCTTCCATATATGCCTTTTGTATAGGATGTAGTTCACCATTCTCCTCCAGTCCTTCTATGGTAGTAATATTTGATCCATTAGCTTGAAATGCCATTACCATACAGGAGTTTATACTCTCTCCATCCATTATTACTGTACATGCCCCACATTCACCTTCTCCACAGCCTTCCTTAGTACCGATTAAGCCCAGTTTATCCCTTAATAGATCTAAAAGTCTCATATTTGGTTCAACGTCTACTTTATAATTTATTTGATTAATTATCAATTGAATTAACATTATAACGTCACCTCGTTAAAGTAACTTAAATTGTCCTTATATACTTCTTCTAATAGTGTAATAACTGCTTTTCTCTTATATGGTAATGTTGATCTTCCTACTAATCTAGTGTCCATAGAAGCCTGCAAGGAATTTACAGCTACTTTTAATATCTCTGAGTTAAATCTCTTACCTATTAAGGCCTCTTCAACTTCCTTTTCCCTCATGGGATATTTGCCTATGGAACCTGAAGCCACTCTTATACTCTCAATATTTATATCTTCATCTATACCTATTAAACTACTTAAAGTTACTCTGGATATGGCAAGTGCTTTTCTTAATCCCAACTTGCTAAATCCAAGTATCTGATTTTTCTTTGGAATTTCAAATTCTATACTTACTAAAAGTTCATCAGCCTTTAAGGTATTACCTTTCATATCATTGAAATAGTCTTCTAATAGTAACTTTCTTTCCCCTGTAGAGCTAGAAATATTTAGTTTAGCACCAAGTGCAATCAAAGGTGGAATTGAATCAGCTGCTGGGGATGCATTGGCGATATTTCCACCTATGGTTCCCTTATTCCTTATTTGAGGGGAACCAACAAGTCTACATGCTTTTTTAAATCCATAAAGATTTGAATCGAATAAGTTATTTTCAACTATCTGTGTATAAGTAACAGCTGAACCAATTGTTATTTTATTATCCTTGCTTTCTATTCTTCTTAATTCTTCTATCTTAGATATGTCTATAAGTACTTTTGGTGAAATCTTATTATTTCTTAAGGCTATTATTACATCTGTACCTCCTGCAATTAGCTTAGCTTTCCCATTATATTCCTTTAGTAATTCTAAAACTTGGATTTTAGATTCTCCATTAAACACCTGATTTAAGGCCATATAAACACCTCTTTTTCTTTTTTAAAAAGCCGCCTCCAAACCTGAAGGCGGCCTTTGATTAGATGAATATTTCTTTTAATACGAATAACACAGCTAAGACATACATTACTGCTGATACATCTTTTGATTTTCCAGTTATAGTCTTAAGAATTACATATGATACCATACCAAATACAATTCCTTCTGCAATACTATATGCAAATGGCATCATAACTATTGTCAAGAAAGCTGGTATAGCTTCTGTAAAGTCATCTAAATCAATTTCCTTAATAGGACTCATCATGAATAATCCAACTATAATAAGAGCTGGAGCTGTTGCAGCACCTGGAATCATTCCAAATAATGGTGATAATACTAATGCTAATAAGAACAATACTCCTGTTGTTAAAGCTGTTAAACCAGTTCTTCCGCCTTCTGCAACGCCTGATGCAGATTCAACATAAGTTGTAACAGTTGAAGTTCCTAAACAAGCACCTGCCATTGTACCAATAGCATCAGCAAGTAAAGCTTCTTTTAGCTTAGGTAACTTACCATTTTCATCAAGCATATTTGCCTTTGAGGATACACCTATTAAAGTTCCAATAGTATCAAATACGTCTACGAATAAGAATGAGAACATTACTATTAACATGTCAAATGTAAAAATATTTGCAAATTCAAATTGGAATGCAACTTTTGATAATGATGGAGGCGCTGAGAATATTCCTAAGAATTGTCCATTAGGCATATAGCTTACTCCTAAAGGAAGACCAATAAGTGTTGTAAGGATAATACCAAAGAATAATGCTCCTTTTACTTTCTTAGCTAGAAGCAATCCTGTAATTATCAAACCTATTATAGCTACCTGTGGAGCTCTTTGGGATAAATCCCCTAGGCCTAATATTGTACCACCGCCACCAACGACAATACCTGCGTTGGTAAAACCTATAAGTGCTATGAACAAACCAATACCTACTGATACTGCCTTTTTAAGGTTCATTGGAATAGAGTTGAATATTGCCTCTCTAAAGTTAACGAATGATAGTAGTATGAATAAAATACCCTCTATTAAAACTGCGGTTAATGCAAATTGCCATGTGTGACCCATTCCAAATACTACTGAGTAAGTAAAGAATGCATTAAGTCCCATGCCTGATGCAAGTGCAAATGGATAGTTTGCCATAAAAGCCATTGCAAAACATGCTATTGCTGCTGATATGGCTGTTGCTGCAAATACTCCTCCCTGATCCATTCCCGCTTCTGCCAGCATACCTGGGTTTACTGCTAAGATGTACGCCATTGTCATGAATGTAGTAAAACCTGCCAGAATTTCTGTCTTTACGTCAGTTTTATTTTGCTTAAGTTTAAACTGTCGTTCTAGAAAGCTTACGTTTTCTAATTTGCTTGACATAAAAATCCCCCTTTTTAGTTTTTGTTACTACTATTTATTCCACTCCTACTCCACAATAGGAGGTAGAATCTTAAAATTATTCACATCTATAAGACCTTTGTCCGTAATCTTCCATGTAGGGCTTGTAGATAATGATAAAAATGAAAGATGCATCAATGGCGAATGTATTATACATCCTAAATCTCTTGTTATTATATTTTCAACCTCTGCAATCTTCCTACTTACCTCATGACCATCTAGTTCATCAGTTATTAGACCCCCGACTGGCAATCGCATTTCCGATATAACCCTTCCTCTCTTAGCTACAGCTATTCCTCCGCCCATTTCTATAACCTTATTTACTGCTACCTGCATATCTCTATAATTGGTTCCAGTAACTATTATATTGTGAGTATCATGAGCTACACTTTCGGCAAAAGCACCATCACTCAATCCAAATCCCTTAACAAAAGCCTTACCTATTTTATTGCCTCTTCCGTACCTTTCGACACAGGCTATTAATAACATATCATTGGATAAGTCTGGTTGAGCCACACCCTGTTGAACTCTAACCATTTCTTCAAATTTATCAGTCAAATTTTGATCAGGTATTACCCCAATTGCCCTTGCTTTTACAGAACTGCCACTTGCAGCAATTTCTAAATCTTTTTCATCTATTTGTTCAATCTTAACCGAACATTTAACTTCATCTGGATAGGTATACTTAGGTAAATCTATTAATAGCTCTCCCCTTGAAGCTACCAGTTCCCCCTTAAGTATTACACCTTCTACCCTCATTTCTTCTAAGTCACTTATTATGGCTATATCTGCTTGTTTACCTGGAGACAATACACCTACATTATCTAAACCAAAGTATGTGGCAGGATTAATAGTAACCATTTGTATAGCCTCTGCTGGAGATACTCCTTGTTTGATAGTTCTTCTAACTATTTCATTCATATGACCAAGGTTTTCTAAGTCATCTGCAACCATATCATCTGTAGCTAAAATACATCTTCTAGAGTCCATACCCTCTTCAGTGACTGCTCTTATACATTCAGACATATTCTTTTGAGTTGAACCTTCTCTCATGAAAAGATATACCCCTTGTCTTAACTTCTCTATAGCTTCTGCTTTTGTAGTAGTTTCATGACAAGAACACTTACCACCTGTAGTGATTATATGTGCAGCTAATTCATTGCCAAATAGCTCAGGTGCATTCCCATCTACTACCATATTTTTGCTTCTTGCATAGGTAGTAGAAGCAATTAAATCAGTTATAACCTCAGGTGTATTCCTATAAACGTGTTTAGCATTACTAAAACCTTGTAGTTCACCAATTCCAATTATATTCTTATAGTTAAGTAAATCCCCCATATCCTTAGAGCTAATATCATATCCAGCTGTCTCTAAATCCGGTGAATCTGGTGTTAACGCTGGAACTACTAGATATACATTATTTGGTACAGTATCTATTTCATCAGCCATAGCCTTCATACCTAATGAGCCAAGGGCATTTCCTATCTCATGAGGATCTGCTACTAAGGTTGTAGTTCCTGAAGGAATAGATAGTCTAGAAAACTCCGTTATCGTCAGCATACTACTTTCAAAATGCATATGAGAATCTATAAATCCTGGAGATATATATTTGCCCTCAACATCTATCGCCAAGGTTTTTGGACCTATAAGATCCTTACAATCTCCAACAACTAAAATATACTTACCTCTAATTGCAATATCAGCCTTATAGATTTCCCTAGTAAGAACATTGATCACGTTTCCGTTGATTAGAACCATATCAGCGTATTCTTTACTTCCCATTAGAACATCTACAAGCTGTCTGTATTCTATTGCCTGCTTAAAGCTACTTGTGCTATTCAAAAGCCTACCCCCTTTCAATCTTCAGTGAGGTCTGGTAAATCAATGTTGTCAACAATACCTATAATAGATGCGTCAATTGGTGCATCAAGTTTTCTTGCTGCTATTCTTCCTGCAGTGCCAGTTGTATAGATTACCACTTCGCCAATTCCTGCACCTACTGTATCAATAGCAATTATGGGTTCCCCTTTGGGTTCCATTTTAAATGTGAGAGGCTGTGTTATCATTAGCTTACTTCCAATTAGTTTTTCATCTTTTCTTGTTGCGACTACTGTTCCAATTATTCTACCGATATGCATGTTAGCCCCTCCTTTCTACCTTATTTCGATATTAATTCCTAACTCCTTAGCCTTATCCTTAGCTAAAGGAGTTATTAATGTCCCTTTATTTAAAATCAACACCTTCTGCCCCTTATCTAAGTTAACTATATCTCTTTCTGTTATCAGTTGTTTATCCTTACTCTCATATAAATCTATACTTTTTCTTGTATTTCTAATTTCTATAGTTCCTATTTCTAAAGCACCCATTTTAATAACATTATCTATATGATCTTCTATCATATTTGATATCTCTTTGGATTTAGACTGGACCCCCATATAGTTCCTTACTGATTCAAAACCTATATATACCTCCTTACCAAAGTAAAGACAAGACCAGATCAAATTTGGAACAAAACCATCTATCATTCCTAAGGAGACTTTAGATAATGTATTCACTGTTATGTTGGGAGCTACTAATATGGAATGCTCCTCTATAATGGATTTGAGATTAAATATATCCTCTTCTTTATATATCCTTATTGGTTTAATAAGCTCAATTATTCTTTTGGTATCAACTAGTCTTTCAGCCATAAAAGAAAAACCTAATGATACATCATAATTCTTCTTTAAATTCTGAATGAATTTTATTTGCTCTGATATATCAATATTGGAGCCATTGATAAGAACTAAGGCCCTAGCGCTATCACTTGAAAGACTATTGCTGATTAGCTTTTTGGATATACTCTCCAATACATTGTTTGTTACATTTGATTTAACCATCTATAAACACTCCAGTACTATTCATACTGAGATAGAATCACTCTTTCTACCTCTGCATGAGGTCTTGGTATTACA
The DNA window shown above is from Tissierella sp. Yu-01 and carries:
- the pgeF gene encoding peptidoglycan editing factor PgeF → MNYKIETKNNHRFIYIPELTEMGLLHCFTTKDMDIGLKTNGDVEDIKKNFDNIFDFIGVKPKEHYQGYQVHSGNVVSIADISQGSYYESSGKVFYDTDGLVTDIKNIALVSRFADCTPIILFDPIKKVQGNIHSGWKGTLQRIGANGIDIMIKEYGCNLEDIIAIIGPTIGKDDFEVESDVMTLFENEFDFSREIIRQKNNIKFLIDLQTTNKKVLLSKGIKEENLNVIDLSTYKNENLLHSYRRDKDKFGLMGAITIIPSQF
- a CDS encoding PF20097 family protein; the encoded protein is MHCPYCNEEMHEGVIHGDRYSTKWVPVEKDRGGIFQWFYKGIILGHMGEDVEPVFYCEKCEKIIIDTKGKRDTRKE
- a CDS encoding (2Fe-2S)-binding protein, whose translation is MLIQLIINQINYKVDVEPNMRLLDLLRDKLGLIGTKEGCGEGECGACTVIMDGESINSCMVMAFQANGSNITTIEGLEENGELHPIQKAYMEEGSVQCGFCIPGMIMSTKALLDKHPNPTREEIREGVSGNLCRCTGYNKAINAAQKAIEILKEGGK
- the yqeC gene encoding selenium cofactor biosynthesis protein YqeC, coding for MKLYKELNIDLNKKNIISVVGGGGKTTSIKVLSKELKDEGKRVLVATSTGIAIPKRDDYDNLFIGLLPNDFDPMKGSITYYAERTDDIKLKTQNISLIDEIIERKVFDVILIEADGSKGLPIKAPATHEPVISKYTTMTIGVVGLDSIGTIIDDKNVHRSELFRKLVGEEVKVIDSAAIFKLVQDENGLFKNSKGKRVLLLNKADNEFKIQQGRNIRESLKKSGTKILIADIRTNTYF
- a CDS encoding molybdopterin cofactor-binding domain-containing protein produces the protein MKLNTVGKSIIRVDSYSKVTGKALYPQDIYLENMLYAKTLRSELAHAYIDIDTSEAEKIEGVVKIFTHKDVHYNQHGVVLKDHNVFCGEKVRRIGDPIAFVVGESEEACINGMKAIKVNYNEIEGVFDPIEAMKEDSPKVHGDSNIIFHYKLRKGDVEQAFKKCAVIAENTYSTHMQEHVFLQPEAGLSYVDEDGTIVVVVATQYPHYDREEIAKTLNIEEDKVRIINTNIGGAFGAREDITMQIHLALASKTLNRPVKVIFDREESFLAHSKRHPMVMKYKTGADKDGYILAMEAEIIGDSGSYCSWAINVLRKAGVHSTGPYIIPNVKVDSYAVYTNNPFTGAMRGFGATQVPNAAEQQMDILAEKLGISPLEIRQKNIFRQGSTTATGQVLLEGVPLDRCLDEITNQYDAFLELKEFGNIEVEEESI
- a CDS encoding molybdopterin cofactor-binding domain-containing protein, which codes for MKKRGVGVGLSFYGTGYGNGFPDVSNAEVQLMEDGKIAVFVGATEVGQGAKTAMTQIGAETLNIDYKDIIFIHEDTSLMPDSGTAAATRQTYNTGNAIKIACENFNEKIKEAAQKVLELNSTAGMMVKDGEAFLAMFPQKKISYKELSNIYKDDIIKAKGSFTAQTVKMDEETGQGAPYWPYTFNACMVLVEVDTNTGRVELLKSVFAQDVGKAVNPNLVEGQMDGGFAMSLGYTLFEDLNLDKGKMKNNRFSKYLIPTAMDMIDVENIIIEDPESTAPYGAKGIGEPTTIPVGPAILNAIYDAIGVRVTHLPVTPERLMKAIRESEKSEVI
- a CDS encoding linear amide C-N hydrolase produces the protein MCTGIKINYKDGCVMARTMDYEVPVNYNAIYLPQYYNFCNDLMGEPLYSKYKTIGMCFENRDPLKDGVNEHGLIGITNEFSGFNLYANEVKPGKTNISSLYYFTYALSNYKSVEELVEDLPNIHISTKDHRGNNVISPDFHFMFADSTNRCVVIEPKRTELICYENPYDVMTNSPSFESHVRKLNQLLDLDNLDDFNSAKNLPGGYDPVSRFIKAFYLTKMNIKSNSSEEALSHSYNIMATMTMPNGFVRNQKYNQTTYTRYICSYDSKDKILTVKSDTNPTVYRLGFEDIEDKDNRQEFFLNRDFVVGKFQ
- a CDS encoding N-acetyltransferase; this translates as MIKELDISKIDKVMKIWLEANISVHDFIIEDYWKANIDYVKKALPEATVFVYEDNNEIKGFIGIIEKIYIAGLFVSNQYQNEGIGSKLLEKCKENYPILRLDVYAKNLKAINFYKKHGFKIEKEKVNDDTKEVEYSMVWKS
- a CDS encoding nucleotidyltransferase family protein; translated protein: MITGIIMASGFSNRMGKNKLLLEIEGIKVIERVIKACKESMLDDIILAYRLDEIREIGDKYGIRCIFNSNAHEGQSASVKLGVENADKKNGYMFLVGDQPFLTRELIDKLIREYNMDTKNIVVPYFNNKFGMPIIFPSHFRENLLKVTGDKGGREIIQSNPELVRKIQFEDELMGVDIDTIEDLERISEMHNSQFTIKKMSFRP